Proteins encoded in a region of the Halorussus sp. MSC15.2 genome:
- a CDS encoding pentapeptide repeat-containing protein, with amino-acid sequence MQSTSGEVSDVSRERTSSTENRCGHVHEASAVSNLGGVCCWRPVWGDTERCIWHADVAQKPTRVLEDAAPEIGERLDGAIFRDVELSGGKWLAGKTITDSRFVNCNLENADLSHADLRYSHFEGVDAHDVNLRDSNLEHTEFHRTDLRGADLTGAQLHYAVFDNARIDESTTFGDSVVYEEELVESTDEGRLAALRRRRSGRDADRLSRYEAAHWTYNELQRLAEENGLTQASRNYYKQRKNVRRREAWEFQSYPRALGKEAWRWTTGYGSNPWRVIGTAVVIIFTCALLFPFFGEVLGATPGGSPVRYTYDSNMWYNILVVFPHSLYLSTVTFATLGYGDMQPLLGAKPIAASEALLGQLVMALLVFVLTRNVTWSE; translated from the coding sequence ATGCAGTCTACATCGGGGGAGGTATCAGACGTTTCCCGGGAGCGGACGTCCTCCACGGAGAACCGATGCGGACACGTCCACGAGGCCAGCGCGGTCTCCAATCTCGGGGGTGTCTGCTGTTGGCGACCTGTCTGGGGCGATACCGAGCGGTGCATCTGGCACGCCGACGTCGCGCAGAAGCCGACCCGCGTGCTGGAGGACGCCGCACCCGAAATCGGCGAGCGCCTCGACGGGGCCATCTTCCGCGACGTCGAACTGTCCGGCGGAAAGTGGCTGGCCGGGAAGACGATTACCGACTCTCGGTTCGTCAACTGTAACCTAGAGAACGCCGATTTGAGCCACGCCGACCTCCGGTATTCGCACTTCGAGGGAGTCGATGCGCACGACGTGAACCTCCGGGATTCGAACCTCGAACACACCGAGTTCCACCGCACCGACCTCCGCGGCGCGGACCTGACCGGAGCGCAACTCCACTACGCGGTGTTCGACAACGCCAGAATCGACGAGTCCACGACGTTCGGCGACAGCGTCGTGTACGAAGAGGAACTAGTCGAATCGACCGACGAGGGGCGACTCGCGGCGCTTCGCAGGCGACGGTCCGGACGTGACGCAGACCGACTCAGTCGGTACGAGGCCGCCCACTGGACGTACAACGAACTCCAGCGACTCGCCGAGGAGAACGGCCTGACGCAGGCCTCGCGGAACTACTACAAGCAGCGCAAGAACGTCCGACGGCGCGAGGCGTGGGAGTTCCAGTCCTACCCGCGAGCGCTCGGCAAGGAGGCGTGGCGGTGGACGACCGGGTACGGGTCGAACCCGTGGCGGGTAATCGGAACGGCCGTGGTCATCATCTTCACCTGTGCGTTGCTGTTTCCGTTCTTCGGAGAGGTACTCGGAGCGACGCCCGGTGGCTCACCAGTCAGGTACACCTACGACTCCAACATGTGGTACAACATCCTCGTGGTGTTCCCCCACAGCCTCTATCTCAGCACGGTGACGTTCGCCACGCTGGGGTACGGCGACATGCAACCGCTACTGGGGGCGAAACCAATCGCCGCGTCGGAGGCGCTGCTCGGCCAACTGGTGATGGCGCTGCTCGTGTTCGTCCTCACTCGGAACGTGACGTGGTCGGAGTAA
- a CDS encoding helix-turn-helix domain-containing protein, protein MATQSELEDIDDLPPSAKLVFKVLEYKGALTQKQIVEESMLSARTVRYALERLEELDVVQEDVYFADARQNLYEIDVACDTSADSADAQKCAE, encoded by the coding sequence ATGGCAACTCAGTCCGAGTTAGAGGACATCGACGACCTGCCGCCCAGTGCGAAACTGGTTTTCAAGGTGCTGGAGTACAAGGGTGCGCTCACCCAGAAACAGATAGTCGAGGAGTCGATGCTATCGGCCCGTACGGTCCGGTACGCGCTCGAACGACTCGAAGAACTCGACGTCGTACAGGAGGACGTCTACTTCGCCGACGCCCGCCAGAACCTCTACGAGATAGACGTCGCGTGCGACACCTCGGCCGACTCCGCCGACGCCCAGAAGTGCGCCGAGTAG
- a CDS encoding archaemetzincin family Zn-dependent metalloprotease has translation MLVDVVPVGDLSAKVKRQASTALRSVYDCEVTIHDAQPIPTGAHDEKRDQYRAEEFIELAGRIGSGEKNIAITPKDLFYRRRNYVFGLAYLDGNGSVISTYRLQTSSDGGFSNRSAGEIFEDRVRKEVVHEIGHTLGLEHCDNKRCVMNFSPTVREVDVKEENLCGSCQRNVL, from the coding sequence ATGCTCGTTGACGTCGTCCCGGTCGGGGACCTCTCCGCGAAAGTGAAACGTCAGGCCTCGACCGCTCTGCGCTCGGTCTACGACTGCGAAGTTACTATCCACGACGCCCAACCGATTCCGACCGGGGCACACGACGAGAAGCGCGACCAGTACCGCGCCGAGGAGTTCATCGAACTCGCGGGCCGCATCGGGTCGGGGGAGAAGAACATCGCCATCACGCCCAAAGACCTCTTCTACCGCCGCCGGAACTACGTCTTCGGTCTCGCCTACCTCGACGGGAACGGCAGCGTCATCTCGACGTACCGACTCCAGACCTCCAGCGACGGCGGGTTCTCGAACCGGAGCGCGGGCGAAATCTTCGAGGACCGGGTCCGCAAGGAGGTCGTCCACGAAATCGGCCACACTCTCGGTCTCGAACACTGCGACAACAAGCGCTGCGTCATGAATTTCTCGCCGACCGTCCGCGAGGTGGACGTGAAAGAGGAGAACCTCTGTGGCTCCTGTCAGCGCAACGTGCTGTAG
- a CDS encoding TIGR01548 family HAD-type hydrolase, with protein MQADAVVLDIDGVVVDVADSYRRAIVESVERVHGDTIEKDAIQSFKDAGGFNNDWELTYAAALFVLARREGLELDVETFTDRIAARRAASDAAGAADGLDAAEAVVDDALGEAARERARADWDPERLREVFQQLYLGSELYADIEGADPDLDAPGFIHDEPVLLEAATLDALADYPLGVVTGRPADEADIAQRRAGLDVPEDRRFTMDDWEEGKPHPHALVTLAERFGARSVVFVGDTLDDVRTARNAADADPDRDYSGVGVLTGGLTGEAGRRKYEEASADAVIDSVNDLPDLLE; from the coding sequence ATGCAAGCAGACGCGGTCGTGCTGGACATCGACGGGGTAGTCGTGGACGTAGCCGACTCCTACCGACGCGCAATCGTGGAGTCCGTAGAGCGCGTCCACGGAGACACCATCGAGAAGGACGCTATCCAGTCGTTCAAGGACGCGGGCGGGTTCAACAACGACTGGGAGTTGACGTACGCCGCGGCGCTGTTCGTTCTCGCGCGCCGGGAGGGGCTTGAACTCGACGTGGAGACGTTCACGGACCGAATCGCGGCGCGGCGAGCGGCCAGCGACGCCGCCGGGGCGGCCGACGGTCTCGACGCTGCCGAGGCGGTGGTGGACGACGCGCTCGGCGAGGCGGCCCGCGAGCGCGCTCGTGCCGACTGGGACCCCGAGCGCCTCCGCGAAGTGTTCCAGCAACTCTACCTCGGGTCGGAACTGTACGCCGATATCGAGGGCGCGGACCCCGACCTCGACGCACCCGGCTTCATCCACGACGAACCGGTCCTGCTCGAAGCCGCGACGCTCGACGCGCTCGCGGACTACCCCCTCGGCGTCGTCACCGGCCGCCCGGCAGACGAGGCCGACATCGCCCAGCGCCGGGCGGGTCTCGACGTACCCGAGGACCGGCGGTTCACCATGGACGACTGGGAGGAAGGCAAGCCCCATCCGCACGCCCTCGTCACGCTCGCGGAGCGATTCGGTGCCCGTTCGGTCGTCTTCGTCGGCGACACGCTGGACGACGTGCGGACCGCGCGCAACGCCGCCGACGCGGACCCCGACCGCGACTACTCCGGCGTCGGCGTGCTGACCGGGGGCCTGACCGGTGAGGCGGGCCGCCGGAAGTACGAGGAGGCGAGCGCGGACGCGGTCATCGACTCCGTGAACGACTTGCCGGACCTGTTGGAGTAG
- a CDS encoding UPF0146 family protein, giving the protein MRPRTRRAIVEHLSDFERLVEVGVGERTDVAAALAETGRTVTATDVHPREVPAAVEFAIDDVLDPDPVVYRDADAVYALNLPPELHRPALEAARRHDAAFLFTTLGGDQPAVPVERETVPGETIFVARR; this is encoded by the coding sequence GTGCGTCCCCGAACCCGTCGTGCCATCGTGGAGCATCTGTCGGACTTCGAACGCCTCGTGGAGGTCGGCGTCGGCGAACGGACCGACGTGGCCGCCGCGCTGGCCGAGACCGGACGGACCGTCACCGCGACCGACGTTCACCCCCGCGAGGTCCCTGCGGCGGTCGAGTTCGCGATAGACGACGTCCTCGACCCGGACCCGGTGGTCTATCGCGACGCCGACGCCGTCTACGCGCTGAATCTCCCGCCGGAACTCCACCGGCCCGCCCTCGAGGCGGCGCGGCGACACGACGCCGCGTTCCTGTTCACGACGCTCGGGGGCGACCAACCGGCGGTTCCGGTCGAGCGCGAGACGGTTCCGGGCGAGACGATTTTCGTGGCGCGCCGGTAA
- a CDS encoding ribosome biogenesis/translation initiation ATPase RLI translates to MADDSIAVVDLERCQPDRCNYECKNYCPPNRTGKECITLRGDDADEGDPDQVHISEEICLGETCGICVEKCPFDAIEIINLPQELDDEPVHRYGENAFSLYGLPVPLEGQVTGILGPNGIGKTTAVRILAGELAPNLGQHGDPPGWDAVLDAYRGTELQDYLSDVRDGEVSVARKPQYVDKIPDQFDGSTEQLLENVDERGVLDDLLERLDIEHVREQDIDSLSGGELQRVALVACLARDVDFYFIDEITPYLDISQRVKAARLIQEMAEEHGKSMLVVEHDLAILDLVADNLHVAYGEPGAYGVITDPKSVRNGINEYLKGYLQNENMRIRPDAIEFEEHAPRQVSRADTLVEYPDVSKSYGEGEFGLDVEGGTIRQNEVLGIVGPNGIGKSTFAELLAGRLDPDEGELGFELDIAYKPQYIEIDQPMQVEAFLRSITDKVGSSYWNTEIGQPLQLDRIMEQNLLDLSGGERQRVAIAATLSESADLYLLDEPSAYLDVEQRVRATNAIRRFAEQQDATVMVIDHDIYMIDLLADRLMVFDGEPAVQGRASEPKGMREGMNDFLANLDITFRRDENVGRPRINKPGSQLDKEQKKSGEYYYAP, encoded by the coding sequence ATGGCGGACGACAGTATCGCGGTCGTGGACCTCGAACGGTGTCAACCCGACCGATGCAACTACGAGTGTAAGAACTACTGCCCGCCCAATCGGACGGGCAAGGAGTGCATCACGCTGCGCGGCGACGACGCCGACGAGGGCGACCCCGACCAAGTACACATCAGCGAGGAGATTTGCCTCGGCGAGACCTGCGGTATCTGCGTCGAGAAGTGTCCGTTCGACGCGATAGAGATAATCAACCTGCCGCAGGAACTCGACGACGAACCGGTCCACCGATACGGCGAGAACGCCTTCTCGCTGTACGGCCTGCCGGTCCCGCTGGAGGGGCAGGTCACCGGCATCCTCGGTCCCAACGGTATCGGGAAGACCACGGCCGTCAGGATTCTGGCGGGCGAACTCGCGCCGAACCTCGGCCAGCACGGCGACCCGCCGGGGTGGGACGCGGTGCTGGACGCGTACCGCGGCACGGAGCTACAGGACTACCTCTCCGACGTTCGGGACGGCGAGGTGAGCGTCGCGCGCAAGCCCCAGTACGTGGACAAGATTCCCGACCAGTTCGACGGTTCGACCGAGCAACTGCTGGAGAACGTGGACGAGCGGGGCGTGCTGGACGACCTGCTCGAACGACTCGACATCGAACACGTCCGCGAGCAGGACATCGACAGCCTCTCGGGCGGCGAACTCCAGCGCGTGGCGCTGGTGGCGTGTCTGGCCCGCGACGTGGACTTCTACTTCATCGACGAAATCACGCCGTACCTCGACATCAGCCAGCGCGTGAAGGCCGCGCGACTGATTCAGGAGATGGCCGAGGAACACGGTAAGTCGATGCTCGTGGTCGAACACGACCTCGCAATCCTCGACCTCGTGGCCGACAACCTCCACGTCGCGTACGGTGAACCCGGCGCGTACGGTGTCATCACCGACCCCAAATCGGTCCGCAACGGCATCAACGAGTACCTCAAGGGGTACCTCCAGAACGAGAACATGCGCATCCGGCCGGACGCCATCGAGTTCGAGGAACACGCCCCGCGGCAGGTGTCGCGCGCCGACACGCTGGTCGAGTATCCCGACGTCTCGAAGTCCTACGGCGAGGGCGAGTTCGGTCTGGACGTCGAAGGCGGCACCATCCGCCAGAACGAGGTACTGGGCATCGTCGGCCCGAACGGTATCGGGAAATCGACGTTCGCCGAGTTGCTCGCCGGCCGACTCGACCCCGACGAGGGCGAACTCGGCTTCGAGTTGGACATCGCCTACAAGCCCCAGTACATCGAAATCGACCAACCGATGCAGGTCGAGGCGTTCCTGCGCTCGATAACCGACAAGGTGGGGTCGTCGTACTGGAACACCGAAATCGGCCAACCGCTCCAGTTGGACCGCATCATGGAGCAGAACCTGCTCGACCTCTCGGGCGGCGAGCGCCAGCGGGTCGCCATCGCGGCCACCCTCTCGGAGTCGGCGGACCTCTACCTACTCGACGAACCCTCGGCGTACCTCGACGTCGAACAGCGGGTCCGCGCGACCAACGCCATCCGGCGGTTCGCCGAACAGCAGGACGCCACCGTGATGGTCATCGACCACGACATCTACATGATAGACCTGCTCGCCGACCGACTCATGGTGTTCGACGGCGAACCCGCGGTGCAGGGCCGCGCGAGCGAACCGAAGGGGATGCGCGAGGGGATGAACGACTTCCTCGCCAACCTCGACATCACGTTCCGGCGCGACGAGAACGTCGGCCGCCCGCGCATCAACAAGCCGGGCAGTCAACTCGACAAGGAGCAGAAGAAGTCGGGCGAGTACTACTACGCGCCCTGA
- a CDS encoding glutathione S-transferase N-terminal domain-containing protein: MLELYQAEGCPYSKKVRKQMQALGLSYVAHNPRTHGGDVRDEQAHERLLELGGEDQIPFLVDPERDESLYESDDIVQYLDRHYGDTGGT, translated from the coding sequence GTGCTCGAACTGTATCAGGCCGAAGGCTGTCCGTACTCGAAGAAAGTCCGGAAACAGATGCAGGCGCTCGGACTGTCCTACGTCGCGCACAACCCCCGTACACACGGCGGCGACGTGCGCGACGAGCAGGCCCACGAGCGACTGCTCGAACTCGGCGGCGAGGACCAGATTCCGTTCCTCGTAGACCCCGAGCGCGACGAATCGCTCTACGAGAGCGACGACATCGTCCAGTATCTCGACCGACACTACGGAGACACCGGCGGTACCTGA
- a CDS encoding M20 family metallopeptidase, which yields MSEVVELTRELVSIPSHDDETEAGDYVENWLREETDAEVTRDDAGNVVARRGPADAASLALVGHHDVVPPADSQTTATGEYVVEERDGRLHGRGTADMKGAVAAAMLAFRDAAAGDTAGSRTQSDDADRGGSDGDSPPELVFASFVGEEQGGVGARAAIEDGFAPDYAIVGEGSTGYSAQGVTDVAVAHKGRRGSTVTARGSAAHASEPEAGENAVYRACDAVDVIRDLDFPAVEVLGEEVRGSVAVTEIDGGSAWNVIPESCEVTVDERTVPGERAPLERVEDVAGVEWTVEQDLPPMRCDDADFAETVLAAASDAQAADPELVSKPHATDAGWLAEAGTTCVVCGVAEPGEAHTDAESASIEVVERCYDIYRGAAERF from the coding sequence ATGAGCGAAGTCGTCGAGTTGACTCGCGAACTCGTCTCGATTCCGAGCCACGACGACGAGACCGAGGCGGGCGACTACGTGGAGAACTGGCTCAGGGAAGAGACCGACGCCGAGGTGACGCGCGACGACGCCGGGAACGTCGTCGCGCGACGCGGCCCCGCCGACGCCGCCTCGCTCGCACTCGTCGGCCACCACGACGTGGTGCCCCCCGCCGACTCCCAGACCACGGCGACGGGCGAGTACGTCGTCGAGGAGCGCGACGGCCGACTCCACGGACGGGGCACCGCCGACATGAAGGGCGCGGTGGCGGCCGCGATGCTGGCGTTTAGGGACGCCGCGGCGGGCGACACCGCGGGCAGTCGGACGCAGTCCGACGACGCCGACCGCGGCGGTTCCGACGGTGACTCGCCCCCGGAACTCGTCTTCGCCAGTTTCGTCGGCGAGGAGCAGGGCGGTGTCGGTGCGCGAGCGGCCATCGAAGACGGCTTCGCGCCCGACTACGCCATCGTGGGCGAAGGCTCGACTGGCTACTCCGCCCAGGGCGTGACCGACGTGGCGGTCGCCCACAAGGGTCGCCGGGGGAGCACCGTCACCGCTCGCGGGTCGGCCGCCCACGCCAGCGAACCCGAGGCGGGCGAGAACGCGGTCTACCGGGCCTGCGACGCGGTGGACGTGATTCGGGACCTCGACTTCCCCGCGGTCGAGGTGCTCGGCGAGGAGGTCAGGGGGAGCGTCGCAGTGACCGAAATCGACGGCGGGAGCGCGTGGAACGTCATCCCCGAGTCGTGCGAGGTGACGGTGGACGAGCGAACCGTCCCCGGCGAGCGCGCGCCGCTGGAGCGCGTCGAGGACGTGGCGGGCGTCGAGTGGACCGTCGAACAGGACCTCCCGCCGATGCGGTGCGACGACGCCGACTTCGCCGAGACCGTACTGGCGGCCGCGAGCGACGCGCAGGCGGCCGACCCAGAACTGGTCTCGAAGCCCCACGCCACCGACGCGGGGTGGCTGGCCGAGGCGGGCACGACCTGCGTGGTCTGCGGCGTCGCCGAACCCGGCGAGGCCCACACCGACGCGGAGAGCGCGAGCATCGAGGTCGTCGAACGCTGTTACGACATCTATCGGGGCGCGGCCGAGCGGTTCTGA
- a CDS encoding PINc/VapC family ATPase: MNVLPDTSVVIDGRISDRIEDGDFEGATILVPEAVVAELEAQANGGTESGWDGLSELQRLADLADEGTIELDYVGERPDADEQGRASEGEIDALIRELAAEHDAVFVTSDVVQSEVAQAKGIEVEYVSPRVEETDVGRLSVEDYFDEQTMSVHLKAGVEPMAKRGDVGDMHYQTIGEDPTDEAEVREIAQEIIDSAKESDEGFIELDEPGMTIVQFRDYRIAIAEPPFADGWEITAVRPIVKTSMEDYEHADELKDRLLERQRGVLIAGSPGAGKSTFAQAVGEFLVDHDFAVKTMEKPRDLQVGPEITQYTELGGEMEKTADSLLMVRPDYTIYDEVRKTDDFEVFADMRLAGVGMIGVVHATRAIDALQRLVGRVELGMIPQIVDTVVYIEAGEVNKVYDVSTQVKVPEGLMEEDLARPVIMIQDFETGRPEYEIYTFNRQVVTVPLNEGEREEGGVSKLAKQEIEREIQSVARGPVEVEVQGQNRATVYVSDDDISYVIGKGGGRIDDIENRLGIDIDVRTLDELPQSASGAGGGAGASAASATATQGEVVTPDITSRHIVIPTDGHAGETVEVQADGEYLFTATVGRGGDIQVSRGSAIAEELERAIDREQQIAIVRA, translated from the coding sequence ATGAACGTACTACCGGACACGAGCGTCGTCATCGACGGTCGGATATCCGACCGAATCGAGGACGGCGACTTCGAGGGCGCGACGATACTGGTGCCCGAGGCCGTGGTGGCCGAACTCGAAGCGCAGGCCAACGGCGGGACCGAGAGCGGGTGGGACGGTCTCTCGGAACTCCAGCGACTCGCCGACCTCGCCGACGAGGGGACCATCGAACTCGACTACGTCGGCGAGCGTCCCGACGCCGACGAGCAGGGTCGCGCCAGCGAAGGCGAGATAGACGCCCTGATTCGGGAACTCGCGGCCGAACACGACGCGGTGTTCGTCACCAGCGACGTGGTCCAGAGCGAGGTCGCGCAGGCGAAGGGCATCGAGGTCGAGTACGTCTCCCCGCGGGTCGAGGAGACGGACGTGGGCCGCCTCTCGGTCGAGGACTACTTCGACGAGCAGACAATGAGCGTCCACCTCAAGGCCGGGGTCGAACCGATGGCCAAGCGCGGCGACGTGGGCGACATGCACTACCAGACCATCGGCGAGGACCCGACCGACGAAGCGGAGGTCCGGGAGATAGCACAGGAGATAATCGACAGCGCGAAGGAGAGCGACGAGGGGTTCATCGAACTCGACGAACCCGGCATGACCATCGTCCAGTTCCGCGACTACCGCATCGCCATCGCGGAACCGCCGTTCGCCGACGGGTGGGAGATAACCGCGGTCCGGCCCATCGTCAAGACGTCGATGGAGGACTACGAGCACGCCGACGAACTCAAGGACCGACTCCTCGAACGCCAGCGCGGCGTCCTCATCGCCGGGTCGCCCGGTGCCGGGAAGTCCACGTTCGCGCAGGCGGTCGGCGAGTTCCTCGTGGACCACGACTTCGCGGTCAAGACGATGGAGAAACCCCGCGACCTGCAGGTCGGTCCCGAAATCACCCAGTACACCGAGTTGGGCGGCGAGATGGAGAAGACCGCCGACTCGCTGCTGATGGTCCGGCCCGACTACACCATCTACGACGAGGTGCGCAAGACCGACGACTTCGAAGTGTTCGCCGACATGCGACTCGCTGGCGTCGGTATGATTGGCGTCGTCCACGCGACCCGCGCCATCGACGCGCTCCAGCGCCTCGTCGGCCGGGTCGAACTCGGCATGATTCCCCAGATAGTGGACACCGTGGTCTACATCGAGGCCGGGGAAGTGAACAAGGTGTACGACGTGTCCACGCAGGTCAAGGTGCCCGAGGGCCTGATGGAGGAGGACCTCGCGCGACCGGTCATCATGATTCAGGACTTCGAGACCGGCCGCCCCGAGTACGAAATCTACACCTTCAACCGGCAGGTCGTCACGGTGCCGCTGAACGAGGGCGAACGCGAGGAGGGCGGCGTCTCGAAGTTGGCCAAGCAGGAGATAGAGCGGGAGATTCAGTCGGTCGCTCGCGGACCGGTCGAGGTGGAAGTGCAGGGCCAGAACCGCGCCACGGTGTACGTCAGCGACGACGACATCTCCTACGTCATCGGCAAGGGCGGCGGGCGCATCGACGACATCGAGAACCGCCTCGGCATCGACATCGACGTGCGCACCCTCGACGAACTACCCCAGTCGGCCTCCGGCGCGGGCGGTGGCGCGGGAGCGAGCGCCGCGAGTGCGACGGCCACGCAGGGCGAAGTCGTGACGCCGGACATCACCTCCCGGCACATCGTCATCCCGACCGACGGCCACGCCGGGGAGACGGTGGAGGTGCAGGCCGACGGCGAGTACCTGTTCACGGCGACGGTCGGTCGCGGCGGCGACATTCAGGTCTCGCGCGGCAGCGCGATTGCGGAGGAACTGGAACGGGCCATCGACCGCGAGCAACAAATCGCTATCGTGCGAGCGTAG
- a CDS encoding carboxypeptidase M32: protein MASEAAADEASETYSEFIDRVERLTNLRNAGGVLGWDQEVMMPEGGTPARSKQRSALSTVTHEILTSDEMAEMLDELEDENLTDEREAVVREVRREHDRAARVPQDLVEEISQVSSEAMPVWKEAREEDDFSTFAPTLEKLVELKREQAEHIDPDRDPYEVLFEDYEPYLGIDTAERVLQRLRDELVPLVDAIRESDADLATDTFDGEYDTDTQEDLARDVLDTLGYDWNHGRLDTAPHPFSSGNQFDARVTTRFSPDEPLGALMATVHEFGHATYTLGLPREHYGTPLGSSRDMTVHESQSRLWENHVGRSEAFWERFLPKVKERFPDKLDDASVEDVYEAANEVYEDNLIRVEADELTYHMHIVVRFEIERDLIRGDLDVEDVPEVWNDKYEEYLGVRPDSDAEGCLQDIHWSHGDFGYFPTYSLGSVLAAQLFDAAEDDIENLDEKVAAGDFEPLHDWLTEEIHRHGSRYTTDELIRQATGEEYTADYFLDYVKSKYGDLYELDDYQ, encoded by the coding sequence ATGGCAAGCGAAGCCGCCGCCGACGAGGCGTCCGAGACCTACTCGGAGTTCATCGACAGGGTAGAGCGACTGACGAACCTCAGGAACGCCGGGGGCGTCCTCGGCTGGGACCAGGAGGTTATGATGCCCGAGGGCGGGACGCCCGCCCGCTCCAAGCAGCGCTCGGCGCTCTCGACGGTGACGCACGAGATTCTCACGTCCGACGAGATGGCCGAGATGCTCGACGAACTGGAGGACGAGAACCTGACCGACGAGCGGGAAGCGGTCGTCCGCGAGGTCCGGCGCGAACACGACCGGGCCGCGCGAGTGCCCCAAGACCTCGTGGAGGAGATTTCGCAGGTCTCCTCGGAGGCGATGCCCGTCTGGAAGGAGGCCCGGGAGGAGGACGACTTCTCGACGTTCGCGCCCACCCTCGAGAAACTGGTCGAACTCAAGCGCGAGCAGGCCGAGCACATCGACCCCGACCGCGACCCCTACGAAGTGCTGTTTGAGGACTACGAACCCTACCTCGGCATCGACACCGCCGAGCGCGTCCTCCAGCGCCTGCGCGACGAACTCGTCCCGCTCGTCGACGCGATTCGCGAGAGCGACGCCGACCTCGCTACCGACACGTTCGACGGCGAGTACGACACGGACACGCAGGAGGACCTCGCCCGTGACGTTCTCGACACCCTCGGCTACGACTGGAACCACGGCCGCCTCGACACCGCGCCCCACCCGTTCTCGTCGGGCAACCAGTTCGACGCCCGCGTCACGACCCGGTTCAGCCCCGACGAACCCCTCGGCGCGCTGATGGCGACGGTCCACGAGTTCGGCCACGCCACCTACACGCTCGGTCTCCCCCGCGAACACTACGGGACGCCGCTGGGTAGCTCGCGCGACATGACGGTCCACGAGTCCCAGTCGCGCCTCTGGGAGAACCACGTCGGCCGGTCGGAGGCGTTCTGGGAGCGCTTCCTGCCGAAGGTCAAGGAGCGCTTCCCCGACAAACTCGACGACGCGAGCGTCGAGGACGTGTACGAGGCCGCCAACGAGGTGTACGAGGACAACCTCATCCGGGTCGAGGCCGACGAACTCACCTACCACATGCACATCGTGGTCCGGTTCGAAATCGAACGCGACCTCATCCGCGGCGACCTCGACGTCGAGGACGTGCCCGAGGTCTGGAACGACAAGTACGAGGAGTATCTTGGCGTCCGGCCCGACTCGGACGCCGAAGGCTGTCTGCAGGACATCCACTGGAGCCACGGCGACTTCGGCTACTTCCCGACCTACTCGCTCGGGAGCGTCCTCGCGGCCCAACTGTTCGACGCCGCCGAGGACGACATCGAGAACCTCGACGAGAAGGTCGCGGCGGGCGACTTCGAACCGCTCCACGACTGGCTGACCGAGGAGATTCACCGCCACGGGAGTCGCTACACGACCGACGAACTGATTCGGCAGGCCACCGGCGAGGAGTACACCGCCGACTACTTCCTCGACTACGTGAAGTCGAAGTACGGCGACCTCTACGAACTGGACGACTACCAGTAG